A genomic segment from Glycine max cultivar Williams 82 chromosome 1, Glycine_max_v4.0, whole genome shotgun sequence encodes:
- the LOC100782890 gene encoding protein decapping 5 isoform X2 translates to MASETASRSSSAADSYIGSLISLTSKSEIRYEGILYNINTEESSIGLRNVRSFGTEGRKKDGPQIPPGDKVYEYILFRGTDIKDLQVKSSPPVQPIPQVNNDPAIIQSHYPHPVSTSTSLPSAVSGSLTDPSSHTTQLGLPGANFQGPLPLYQPGGNIGSWGASPPAPNANGGRLAMPPMYWQGYYGAPNGLPQLHQQSLLQPPPGLSMPSSMQQPMQYPNFTPSLPNVSSNLPELPSSLLPVSASIPSITSASLPPAPSALAPAPSALPPAPSSLSSASSALSSVPSVTLASEILPVSVTNKAPIVSTSAAMLASNLLSLTISGPDINAIVPPISRKLHAISGSSLPYQTVSQLSSTVLGSSTSIHTETSAPSLVTPGQLLQPGPSIVSSAQPSQAPHKDVEVVQVSSTSSPEPSVPVSAETQPPILPLPVTSRPSYRPGGAPSQTHHGYNYRGRGRGRGTGGLHPVTKFTEDFDFMAMNEKFKKDEVWGHLGKSKSHSKEKDGEENAFDEDYQDEDNDDVSNIEVKPIYNKDDFFDSLSSNVHGNASQNGRTRYSEQIKIDTETFGDFVRHRGGRGGRGGRTRGGYYGRGGYGYNGRGRGRGMPSRNL, encoded by the exons TGCGATCTTTTGGAacagaaggaagaaaaaaggatGGCCCACAAATTCCTCCAGGTGACAAGGTTTATGAGTATATACTTTTCCGTGGGACTGACATCAAG GATTTACAGGTTAAATCTTCTCCACCCGTCCAGCCTATTCCACAAGTCAACAATGACCCAGCTATTATTCAG TCTCACTATCCTCACCCGGTCTCTACATCTACAAGTTTGCCTTCTGCTGTAAGTGGATCTTTGACTGATCCTAGCTCTCATACCACACAGCTTGGACTTCCTGGGGCAAATTTTCAAGGGCCCTTGCCTTTGTATCAACCTGGAGGGAACATAGGATCGTGGGGAGCTTCTCCACCTGCTCCTAATGCAAATGGTGGTAGGCTTGCTATGCCACCAATGTATTGGCAAGGATATTATGGTGCTCCAAATGGGCTTCCTCAATTACACCAGCAATCTTTGCTTCAACCACCACCTGGTTTATCAATGCCTTCATCTATGCAGCAGCCAATGCAGTATCCCAATTTCACCCCCTCTTTGCCTAATGTATCTTCTAATTTGCCTGAATTACCATCATCTTTGCTGCCTGTGAGTGCCAGTATCCCTAGTATAACATCTGCTTCCTTGCCTCCAGCACCTTCTGCTTTGGCTCCTGCTCCATCAGCTTTGCCTCCTGCACCATCTTCTCTATCTTCTGCATCTTCTGCTTTATCTTCTGTACCTTCTGTAACACTTGCTTCTGAAATTTTGCCAGTATCAGTAACAAATAAGGCACCCATTGTTTCAACTTCAGCAGCCATGTTAGCTTCCAACTTACTATCACTGACCATTTCTGGTCCAGATATAAATGCTATAGTGCCACCCATCTCCAGAAAACTGCATGCAATTTCAGGTTCAAGCTTGCCCTATCAAACTGTATCCCAGTTGTCTTCCACAGTTTTGGGATCATCAACTTCTATCCATACAGAAACATCAGCACCTTCTCTCGTAACCCCAGGTCAATTATTGCAGCCTGGACCAAGTATAGTTTCTTCAGCTCAGCCTTCACAAGCACCTCATAAGGATGTTGAAGTGGTTCAGGTATCTTCAACATCATCTCCTGAGCCATCTGTGCCAGTTTCTGCTGAAACTCAACCACCAATACTGCCATTGCCAGTAACATCACGGCCCAGTTACAGG ccCGGTGGAGCTCCTAGCCAAACTCATCATGGCTATAATTATAGAGGACGTGGAAGAGGAAGGGGAACTGGG GGTTTACACCCAGTCACAAAATTCACTGAGGATTTTGATTTCATGGCAATGAATGAGAAGTTCAAAAAGGATGAAGTATGGGGCCATCTTGGTAAAAGTAAGTctcattcaaaagaaaaagatgggGAAGAAAATGCCTTTGATGAAGATTACCAAGATGAAGACAATGACGATGTATCAAACATTGAGGTTAAG CCTATTTATAACAAGGATGACTTCTTTGACTCGCTCTCTTCCAACGTGCATGGTAATGCTTCACAGAATGGAAGGACTAGATACTCTGAACAAATCAAGATTGATACTGAG ACGTTTGGCGATTTTGTGAGGCACCGTGGTGGTCGTGGGGGCCGTGGTGGACGTACCCGAGGTGGTTATTATGGAAGAGGAGGGTATGGCTATAATGGACGAGGGAGGGGACGTGGCATGCCCAGTCGCAATTTGTAG
- the LOC100782351 gene encoding clavaminate synthase-like protein At3g21360 gives MEFSCKDFKVGKCEGEKVVDGETMPLVLKPPVPNKSDLESLLLALKNNKEWFEQMIIKNSAVLLRGYDVKNAEDFNEIVEICGWEDIRYVGPAPRTHIHKRVWTANEGPLSEFIYYHHEMVLIKEFPKKVILFCEIPPPEGGETPFVPSFKVTEKMMEEFPEEVKEIEEKGLKYTFTAPSANNVSSMRGRGWEDTFGTEDRKEAEKRANALGMDVEWLPNGGIKTILGPRCLTKVFEGRKGRKMWFNTVVGMHGKEISSAMMADGTEIPEHVVKRCEEIIEEESIQFKWEKGDVLFFDNYALLHGRRPSLPPRKVLVATCK, from the exons ATGGAGTTTTCTTGCAAGGACTTCAAGGTGGGAAAATGTGAGGGAGAAAAAGTAGTAGATGGGGAAACCATGCCCTTGGTGCTAAAACCTCCAGTGCCTAACAAGAGTGACTTGGAATCCTTGCTGTTGGCTCTGAAGAACAACAAAGAATGGTTTGAGCAAATGATCATCAAGAACAGTGCTGTTCTGCTTAGAGGTTATGATGTCAAGAATGCTGAGGACTTCAATGAAATTGTAGAAATCTGTGGGTGGGAAGACATTCGTTATGTTGGACCAGCACCTCGCACACATATTCACAAAAGGGTGTGGACTGCCAATGAAGGACCCCTCTCAGAGTTCATCTACTATCACCATGAAATGGTTTTG ATCAAGGAATTTCCCAAGAAAGTGATACTCTTTTGTGAGATACCTCCCCCTGAAGGGGGAGAGACCCCTTTTGTTCCAAGCTTCAAAGTGACAGAAAAGATGATGGAGGAGTTCCCAGAAGAGGTGAAGGAAATTGAAGAGAAAGGGTTAAAGTATACATTTACAGCTCCTAGTGCTAATAACGTCTCCTCCATGAGAGGTAGAGGGTGGGAAGATACCTTTGGGACCGAAGATCGCAAAGAAGCCGAGAAAAG GGCAAATGCTCTAGGAATGGACGTGGAGTGGCTTCCAAATGGTGGGATCAAGACAATACTTGGACCAAGATGTTTAACCAAGGTAtttgaaggaaggaaaggaagaaaaatgtgGTTCAACACAGTAGTAGGGATGCATGGAAAAGAGATTAGCTCGGCCATGATGGCAGATGGAACAGAGATTCCAGAACATGTAGTGAAAAGGTGTGAAGAGATCATTGAAGAAGAGAGCATACAGTTCAAGTGGGAGAAAGGTGATGTTCTCTTCTTTGATAACTATGCTTTGCTTCATGGCAGAAGGCCTTCACTTCCTCCAAGGAAAGTCCTTGTTGCTACATGCAAGTAA
- the LOC100782890 gene encoding protein decapping 5 isoform X1 encodes MASETASRSSSAADSYIGSLISLTSKSEIRYEGILYNINTEESSIGLRNVRSFGTEGRKKDGPQIPPGDKVYEYILFRGTDIKDLQVKSSPPVQPIPQVNNDPAIIQSHYPHPVSTSTSLPSAVSGSLTDPSSHTTQLGLPGANFQGPLPLYQPGGNIGSWGASPPAPNANGGRLAMPPMYWQGYYGAPNGLPQLHQQSLLQPPPGLSMPSSMQQPMQYPNFTPSLPNVSSNLPELPSSLLPVSASIPSITSASLPPAPSALAPAPSALPPAPSSLSSASSALSSVPSVTLASEILPVSVTNKAPIVSTSAAMLASNLLSLTISGPDINAIVPPISRKLHAISGSSLPYQTVSQLSSTVLGSSTSIHTETSAPSLVTPGQLLQPGPSIVSSAQPSQAPHKDVEVVQVSSTSSPEPSVPVSAETQPPILPLPVTSRPSYRPGGAPSQTHHGYNYRGRGRGRGTGGLHPVTKFTEDFDFMAMNEKFKKDEVWGHLGKSKSHSKEKDGEENAFDEDYQDEDNDDVSNIEVKQPIYNKDDFFDSLSSNVHGNASQNGRTRYSEQIKIDTETFGDFVRHRGGRGGRGGRTRGGYYGRGGYGYNGRGRGRGMPSRNL; translated from the exons TGCGATCTTTTGGAacagaaggaagaaaaaaggatGGCCCACAAATTCCTCCAGGTGACAAGGTTTATGAGTATATACTTTTCCGTGGGACTGACATCAAG GATTTACAGGTTAAATCTTCTCCACCCGTCCAGCCTATTCCACAAGTCAACAATGACCCAGCTATTATTCAG TCTCACTATCCTCACCCGGTCTCTACATCTACAAGTTTGCCTTCTGCTGTAAGTGGATCTTTGACTGATCCTAGCTCTCATACCACACAGCTTGGACTTCCTGGGGCAAATTTTCAAGGGCCCTTGCCTTTGTATCAACCTGGAGGGAACATAGGATCGTGGGGAGCTTCTCCACCTGCTCCTAATGCAAATGGTGGTAGGCTTGCTATGCCACCAATGTATTGGCAAGGATATTATGGTGCTCCAAATGGGCTTCCTCAATTACACCAGCAATCTTTGCTTCAACCACCACCTGGTTTATCAATGCCTTCATCTATGCAGCAGCCAATGCAGTATCCCAATTTCACCCCCTCTTTGCCTAATGTATCTTCTAATTTGCCTGAATTACCATCATCTTTGCTGCCTGTGAGTGCCAGTATCCCTAGTATAACATCTGCTTCCTTGCCTCCAGCACCTTCTGCTTTGGCTCCTGCTCCATCAGCTTTGCCTCCTGCACCATCTTCTCTATCTTCTGCATCTTCTGCTTTATCTTCTGTACCTTCTGTAACACTTGCTTCTGAAATTTTGCCAGTATCAGTAACAAATAAGGCACCCATTGTTTCAACTTCAGCAGCCATGTTAGCTTCCAACTTACTATCACTGACCATTTCTGGTCCAGATATAAATGCTATAGTGCCACCCATCTCCAGAAAACTGCATGCAATTTCAGGTTCAAGCTTGCCCTATCAAACTGTATCCCAGTTGTCTTCCACAGTTTTGGGATCATCAACTTCTATCCATACAGAAACATCAGCACCTTCTCTCGTAACCCCAGGTCAATTATTGCAGCCTGGACCAAGTATAGTTTCTTCAGCTCAGCCTTCACAAGCACCTCATAAGGATGTTGAAGTGGTTCAGGTATCTTCAACATCATCTCCTGAGCCATCTGTGCCAGTTTCTGCTGAAACTCAACCACCAATACTGCCATTGCCAGTAACATCACGGCCCAGTTACAGG ccCGGTGGAGCTCCTAGCCAAACTCATCATGGCTATAATTATAGAGGACGTGGAAGAGGAAGGGGAACTGGG GGTTTACACCCAGTCACAAAATTCACTGAGGATTTTGATTTCATGGCAATGAATGAGAAGTTCAAAAAGGATGAAGTATGGGGCCATCTTGGTAAAAGTAAGTctcattcaaaagaaaaagatgggGAAGAAAATGCCTTTGATGAAGATTACCAAGATGAAGACAATGACGATGTATCAAACATTGAGGTTAAG CAGCCTATTTATAACAAGGATGACTTCTTTGACTCGCTCTCTTCCAACGTGCATGGTAATGCTTCACAGAATGGAAGGACTAGATACTCTGAACAAATCAAGATTGATACTGAG ACGTTTGGCGATTTTGTGAGGCACCGTGGTGGTCGTGGGGGCCGTGGTGGACGTACCCGAGGTGGTTATTATGGAAGAGGAGGGTATGGCTATAATGGACGAGGGAGGGGACGTGGCATGCCCAGTCGCAATTTGTAG
- the LOC100782890 gene encoding protein decapping 5 isoform X3 yields the protein MASETASRSSSAADSYIGSLISLTSKSEIRYEGILYNINTEESSIGLRNVRSFGTEGRKKDGPQIPPGDKVYEYILFRGTDIKDLQVKSSPPVQPIPQVNNDPAIIQSHYPHPVSTSTSLPSAVSGSLTDPSSHTTQLGLPGANFQGPLPLYQPGGNIGSWGASPPAPNANGGRLAMPPMYWQGYYGAPNGLPQLHQQSLLQPPPGLSMPSSMQQPMQYPNFTPSLPNVSSNLPELPSSLLPVSASIPSITSASLPPAPSALAPAPSALPPAPSSLSSASSALSSVPSVTLASEILPVSVTNKAPIVSTSAAMLASNLLSLTISGPDINAIVPPISRKLHAISGSSLPYQTVSQLSSTVLGSSTSIHTETSAPSLVTPGQLLQPGPSIVSSAQPSQAPHKDVEVVQVSSTSSPEPSVPVSAETQPPILPLPVTSRPSYRGLHPVTKFTEDFDFMAMNEKFKKDEVWGHLGKSKSHSKEKDGEENAFDEDYQDEDNDDVSNIEVKQPIYNKDDFFDSLSSNVHGNASQNGRTRYSEQIKIDTETFGDFVRHRGGRGGRGGRTRGGYYGRGGYGYNGRGRGRGMPSRNL from the exons TGCGATCTTTTGGAacagaaggaagaaaaaaggatGGCCCACAAATTCCTCCAGGTGACAAGGTTTATGAGTATATACTTTTCCGTGGGACTGACATCAAG GATTTACAGGTTAAATCTTCTCCACCCGTCCAGCCTATTCCACAAGTCAACAATGACCCAGCTATTATTCAG TCTCACTATCCTCACCCGGTCTCTACATCTACAAGTTTGCCTTCTGCTGTAAGTGGATCTTTGACTGATCCTAGCTCTCATACCACACAGCTTGGACTTCCTGGGGCAAATTTTCAAGGGCCCTTGCCTTTGTATCAACCTGGAGGGAACATAGGATCGTGGGGAGCTTCTCCACCTGCTCCTAATGCAAATGGTGGTAGGCTTGCTATGCCACCAATGTATTGGCAAGGATATTATGGTGCTCCAAATGGGCTTCCTCAATTACACCAGCAATCTTTGCTTCAACCACCACCTGGTTTATCAATGCCTTCATCTATGCAGCAGCCAATGCAGTATCCCAATTTCACCCCCTCTTTGCCTAATGTATCTTCTAATTTGCCTGAATTACCATCATCTTTGCTGCCTGTGAGTGCCAGTATCCCTAGTATAACATCTGCTTCCTTGCCTCCAGCACCTTCTGCTTTGGCTCCTGCTCCATCAGCTTTGCCTCCTGCACCATCTTCTCTATCTTCTGCATCTTCTGCTTTATCTTCTGTACCTTCTGTAACACTTGCTTCTGAAATTTTGCCAGTATCAGTAACAAATAAGGCACCCATTGTTTCAACTTCAGCAGCCATGTTAGCTTCCAACTTACTATCACTGACCATTTCTGGTCCAGATATAAATGCTATAGTGCCACCCATCTCCAGAAAACTGCATGCAATTTCAGGTTCAAGCTTGCCCTATCAAACTGTATCCCAGTTGTCTTCCACAGTTTTGGGATCATCAACTTCTATCCATACAGAAACATCAGCACCTTCTCTCGTAACCCCAGGTCAATTATTGCAGCCTGGACCAAGTATAGTTTCTTCAGCTCAGCCTTCACAAGCACCTCATAAGGATGTTGAAGTGGTTCAGGTATCTTCAACATCATCTCCTGAGCCATCTGTGCCAGTTTCTGCTGAAACTCAACCACCAATACTGCCATTGCCAGTAACATCACGGCCCAGTTACAGG GGTTTACACCCAGTCACAAAATTCACTGAGGATTTTGATTTCATGGCAATGAATGAGAAGTTCAAAAAGGATGAAGTATGGGGCCATCTTGGTAAAAGTAAGTctcattcaaaagaaaaagatgggGAAGAAAATGCCTTTGATGAAGATTACCAAGATGAAGACAATGACGATGTATCAAACATTGAGGTTAAG CAGCCTATTTATAACAAGGATGACTTCTTTGACTCGCTCTCTTCCAACGTGCATGGTAATGCTTCACAGAATGGAAGGACTAGATACTCTGAACAAATCAAGATTGATACTGAG ACGTTTGGCGATTTTGTGAGGCACCGTGGTGGTCGTGGGGGCCGTGGTGGACGTACCCGAGGTGGTTATTATGGAAGAGGAGGGTATGGCTATAATGGACGAGGGAGGGGACGTGGCATGCCCAGTCGCAATTTGTAG
- the LOC100782890 gene encoding protein decapping 5 isoform X4, producing MASETASRSSSAADSYIGSLISLTSKSEIRYEGILYNINTEESSIGLRNVRSFGTEGRKKDGPQIPPGDKVYEYILFRGTDIKDLQVKSSPPVQPIPQVNNDPAIIQSHYPHPVSTSTSLPSAVSGSLTDPSSHTTQLGLPGANFQGPLPLYQPGGNIGSWGASPPAPNANGGRLAMPPMYWQGYYGAPNGLPQLHQQSLLQPPPGLSMPSSMQQPMQYPNFTPSLPNVSSNLPELPSSLLPVSASIPSITSASLPPAPSALAPAPSALPPAPSSLSSASSALSSVPSVTLASEILPVSVTNKAPIVSTSAAMLASNLLSLTISGPDINAIVPPISRKLHAISGSSLPYQTVSQLSSTVLGSSTSIHTETSAPSLVTPGQLLQPGPSIVSSAQPSQAPHKDVEVVQVSSTSSPEPSVPVSAETQPPILPLPVTSRPSYRGLHPVTKFTEDFDFMAMNEKFKKDEVWGHLGKSKSHSKEKDGEENAFDEDYQDEDNDDVSNIEVKPIYNKDDFFDSLSSNVHGNASQNGRTRYSEQIKIDTETFGDFVRHRGGRGGRGGRTRGGYYGRGGYGYNGRGRGRGMPSRNL from the exons TGCGATCTTTTGGAacagaaggaagaaaaaaggatGGCCCACAAATTCCTCCAGGTGACAAGGTTTATGAGTATATACTTTTCCGTGGGACTGACATCAAG GATTTACAGGTTAAATCTTCTCCACCCGTCCAGCCTATTCCACAAGTCAACAATGACCCAGCTATTATTCAG TCTCACTATCCTCACCCGGTCTCTACATCTACAAGTTTGCCTTCTGCTGTAAGTGGATCTTTGACTGATCCTAGCTCTCATACCACACAGCTTGGACTTCCTGGGGCAAATTTTCAAGGGCCCTTGCCTTTGTATCAACCTGGAGGGAACATAGGATCGTGGGGAGCTTCTCCACCTGCTCCTAATGCAAATGGTGGTAGGCTTGCTATGCCACCAATGTATTGGCAAGGATATTATGGTGCTCCAAATGGGCTTCCTCAATTACACCAGCAATCTTTGCTTCAACCACCACCTGGTTTATCAATGCCTTCATCTATGCAGCAGCCAATGCAGTATCCCAATTTCACCCCCTCTTTGCCTAATGTATCTTCTAATTTGCCTGAATTACCATCATCTTTGCTGCCTGTGAGTGCCAGTATCCCTAGTATAACATCTGCTTCCTTGCCTCCAGCACCTTCTGCTTTGGCTCCTGCTCCATCAGCTTTGCCTCCTGCACCATCTTCTCTATCTTCTGCATCTTCTGCTTTATCTTCTGTACCTTCTGTAACACTTGCTTCTGAAATTTTGCCAGTATCAGTAACAAATAAGGCACCCATTGTTTCAACTTCAGCAGCCATGTTAGCTTCCAACTTACTATCACTGACCATTTCTGGTCCAGATATAAATGCTATAGTGCCACCCATCTCCAGAAAACTGCATGCAATTTCAGGTTCAAGCTTGCCCTATCAAACTGTATCCCAGTTGTCTTCCACAGTTTTGGGATCATCAACTTCTATCCATACAGAAACATCAGCACCTTCTCTCGTAACCCCAGGTCAATTATTGCAGCCTGGACCAAGTATAGTTTCTTCAGCTCAGCCTTCACAAGCACCTCATAAGGATGTTGAAGTGGTTCAGGTATCTTCAACATCATCTCCTGAGCCATCTGTGCCAGTTTCTGCTGAAACTCAACCACCAATACTGCCATTGCCAGTAACATCACGGCCCAGTTACAGG GGTTTACACCCAGTCACAAAATTCACTGAGGATTTTGATTTCATGGCAATGAATGAGAAGTTCAAAAAGGATGAAGTATGGGGCCATCTTGGTAAAAGTAAGTctcattcaaaagaaaaagatgggGAAGAAAATGCCTTTGATGAAGATTACCAAGATGAAGACAATGACGATGTATCAAACATTGAGGTTAAG CCTATTTATAACAAGGATGACTTCTTTGACTCGCTCTCTTCCAACGTGCATGGTAATGCTTCACAGAATGGAAGGACTAGATACTCTGAACAAATCAAGATTGATACTGAG ACGTTTGGCGATTTTGTGAGGCACCGTGGTGGTCGTGGGGGCCGTGGTGGACGTACCCGAGGTGGTTATTATGGAAGAGGAGGGTATGGCTATAATGGACGAGGGAGGGGACGTGGCATGCCCAGTCGCAATTTGTAG